The following coding sequences lie in one Cupriavidus taiwanensis LMG 19424 genomic window:
- the tnpC gene encoding IS66 family transposase, translating to MTTANAYPDDIEALKALLLERDARIGHLQDVVESQKAATATDKAEIEHLKLLIAKLRRMQFGRRSEKLDRQIEQLELRLEELEADEGAAPIEIHRTPRTAPEQVQRKPLPEHLPREFQTHWPESRDTCTACGAPMKQLGEDVSEQLEYVPASFRVIRHVRPKLACSCCDHIAQAAAPSRPIERGMAGPGLLAHVLVAKFADHLPLYRQSVIYAREGVELDRSLLAKWVGHSAALLQPLVDTLRRHVMAATKLHADDTPVPVLAPGNGKTKTGRLWVYVRDDRTSGDATPPAVWFAYTPDRKGIHPQQHLESFNGTLQADAYGGYQAIYETGRVAEAACWAHARRQFYELYAARPNSLNTEALERIGALYKIEEQIRGKPPDVRQAYRQAQARPLLDQLHAWLRATLETLSRKSDTSRAILYALNRWEALTRYCDDGRLEIDNLPVERALRGVAIGRRNYLFAGADSGGERAAAIYSLIGTAKLNGVDPEAYLRFVLARIADHPINRVDELMPWVVTEQLVTPA from the coding sequence ATGACGACGGCGAACGCGTACCCGGACGACATCGAAGCGCTCAAAGCCCTCTTGCTGGAGCGCGATGCCCGCATCGGGCATCTGCAAGACGTGGTCGAATCGCAGAAGGCAGCGACGGCAACGGACAAGGCGGAGATCGAGCATCTCAAGTTGCTGATTGCAAAGCTGCGCCGCATGCAGTTCGGCCGTCGCTCGGAGAAGCTGGACCGCCAGATCGAACAGCTCGAACTTCGCCTAGAAGAACTCGAGGCCGACGAAGGTGCCGCACCCATCGAGATCCACAGGACGCCGCGTACGGCACCGGAACAGGTACAACGTAAGCCGTTGCCAGAACACCTGCCGCGCGAGTTCCAGACTCATTGGCCCGAATCACGTGATACCTGCACGGCATGCGGTGCGCCGATGAAGCAGCTTGGCGAGGATGTCTCCGAACAGCTCGAATATGTGCCAGCGAGCTTCCGGGTCATCCGGCATGTGCGACCCAAGCTGGCGTGTTCATGCTGCGATCACATCGCCCAGGCTGCTGCGCCGAGCCGCCCCATCGAGCGAGGCATGGCTGGCCCGGGACTGCTGGCCCACGTGCTGGTCGCGAAGTTCGCGGATCACCTGCCGCTCTACCGACAGTCGGTGATCTATGCGCGTGAAGGCGTCGAGCTGGATCGCTCGTTGCTGGCGAAGTGGGTTGGTCACAGTGCGGCGCTGCTGCAACCACTCGTCGACACACTGCGTCGACACGTCATGGCGGCGACGAAGCTCCATGCCGACGATACGCCAGTGCCGGTGCTCGCGCCAGGCAATGGCAAGACTAAAACTGGACGCTTGTGGGTGTATGTGCGTGACGACCGGACGTCGGGCGATGCTACTCCGCCGGCCGTCTGGTTTGCCTATACGCCGGACCGCAAGGGCATCCACCCGCAGCAGCATCTTGAATCGTTCAACGGGACGTTGCAGGCCGATGCCTACGGCGGCTACCAGGCGATCTACGAAACGGGACGGGTTGCCGAAGCAGCGTGCTGGGCCCATGCCCGGCGGCAGTTCTACGAATTGTATGCAGCTCGCCCCAATTCCTTGAATACCGAGGCCCTGGAACGCATCGGCGCGCTCTACAAGATCGAAGAGCAGATCCGGGGCAAACCACCCGATGTGCGCCAGGCGTATCGACAGGCGCAAGCGCGTCCACTACTCGATCAACTCCACGCGTGGCTGAGAGCCACGTTGGAGACGCTCTCGCGCAAATCTGACACGAGTCGAGCGATCCTGTACGCACTGAACCGGTGGGAGGCGCTCACGCGCTATTGCGACGACGGACGACTGGAGATCGACAACCTGCCGGTCGAACGTGCGCTGCGCGGGGTGGCCATCGGAAGACGTAATTACCTGTTCGCGGGTGCTGACTCAGGTGGGGAACGCGCCGCTGCAATTTACAGCCTGATCGGCACGGCAAAACTCAACGGCGTCGATCCCGAGGCTTACCTACGCTTCGTGCTCGCACGCATCGCGGATCACCCGATCAACCGCGTCGACGAACTCATGCCGTGGGTCGTCACTGAGCAACTGGTTACGCCAGCGTAA
- the tnpB gene encoding IS66 family insertion sequence element accessory protein TnpB (TnpB, as the term is used for proteins encoded by IS66 family insertion elements, is considered an accessory protein, since TnpC, encoded by a neighboring gene, is a DDE family transposase.), giving the protein MPGLPAGTRVWLAAGVTDMRSGFNSLAAKVQTVLERDPFSGHVFVFRGRRGDLVKVLWWSGDGMCLLMKRLERGRFVWPRADGGVVSLSQAQLSMLLEGIDWRQPVRTAEPISAL; this is encoded by the coding sequence ATGCCGGGCCTTCCCGCTGGAACGCGGGTGTGGCTGGCTGCTGGTGTGACCGATATGCGCTCTGGCTTCAACAGCCTGGCCGCGAAGGTGCAGACCGTGCTAGAGCGGGACCCGTTCAGCGGCCACGTGTTTGTGTTCCGTGGCCGACGAGGCGATCTGGTCAAGGTGCTTTGGTGGAGCGGTGATGGCATGTGTCTGCTGATGAAACGGCTTGAACGCGGCCGCTTCGTCTGGCCTCGTGCGGATGGAGGTGTCGTCAGCCTGAGCCAGGCGCAGCTCTCAATGCTGCTGGAAGGCATCGACTGGCGACAGCCGGTGCGCACGGCGGAGCCGATCTCGGCGTTGTAA
- the tnpA gene encoding IS66-like element accessory protein TnpA, which yields MEIKARGRRRGSKNYSKEFRTQVVAETLDPASSLAEVARSHGLNANLVSKWRRDYERAATSASEPSELFLPVQIASPPRPEPIGSTGLVIECRGMRVSFEGKPEPDVLQLVLASLLGVGS from the coding sequence ATGGAAATCAAGGCGCGGGGTCGCCGGCGAGGCTCCAAGAACTACTCGAAGGAATTCCGCACGCAGGTCGTGGCGGAAACGCTGGACCCGGCAAGCTCACTGGCAGAAGTTGCGCGCTCGCATGGCCTGAACGCGAATCTCGTGTCGAAGTGGCGGCGGGATTATGAGCGAGCTGCGACGTCAGCATCCGAGCCTTCGGAATTATTCCTGCCCGTTCAGATAGCATCGCCGCCGAGGCCGGAGCCGATTGGATCGACCGGGCTCGTCATCGAATGTCGTGGCATGCGTGTGAGTTTCGAAGGCAAGCCCGAGCCTGATGTCCTGCAGCTCGTGCTGGCGAGCTTGCTGGGAGTGGGTTCGTGA
- a CDS encoding IS5 family transposase gives MKQTDLGLNLSTKRTRKREFLDEMNRVVPWADLVMLIAPYAPEGKRGRPPFAVEAMLRIHFLQQWFGLSDPAMEEALHDVPLYREFAGLDNWTVRLPDESTILRFRHLLEKHKLAAQILALVNDILRDKGLMLRAGTVVDATLISAPSSTKNGSGERDPEMHQSKKGNQWYFGMKAHIGVDAESGLVHTVRGTAGKVNDVVEGNSLLHGEETDAFGDAGYQGVEKRPDARAGVNWHVAMKPGKRRVLDQSKPLGALVDQVERIKAGIRAKVEHPFRVIKRQFGYTKVRYRGLRKNTAQLMTLFALSNLWMARGKLLAAGA, from the coding sequence ATGAAACAAACTGACCTTGGACTGAACTTGTCGACCAAGCGCACCCGCAAGCGCGAATTCCTGGACGAGATGAACCGTGTGGTGCCATGGGCCGATCTGGTGATGCTGATCGCTCCGTACGCCCCGGAAGGCAAGCGCGGCCGTCCCCCGTTCGCGGTCGAGGCAATGCTGCGCATCCACTTCCTTCAGCAATGGTTCGGCCTGTCGGACCCGGCGATGGAAGAAGCGCTGCACGACGTGCCGCTGTATCGGGAGTTCGCCGGGCTGGACAACTGGACGGTGAGGCTGCCCGACGAGAGCACCATCCTGCGGTTCCGTCACCTGCTGGAGAAGCACAAGCTGGCCGCTCAGATCCTCGCGCTGGTCAACGACATCCTTCGCGACAAGGGATTGATGCTGCGCGCGGGCACGGTGGTGGACGCGACACTGATCAGCGCACCGAGTTCGACCAAGAATGGGTCGGGCGAACGCGACCCAGAGATGCACCAGAGCAAGAAAGGAAACCAGTGGTATTTCGGCATGAAAGCGCACATTGGCGTGGACGCCGAAAGCGGGCTGGTGCACACGGTGCGGGGCACGGCGGGCAAGGTCAACGACGTGGTTGAGGGCAACAGCCTGCTGCATGGAGAGGAAACCGACGCGTTCGGCGATGCGGGCTATCAGGGCGTGGAGAAGCGTCCGGACGCGCGGGCGGGCGTGAACTGGCACGTAGCGATGAAGCCAGGCAAACGTCGCGTCCTGGACCAAAGCAAACCACTTGGCGCGCTCGTCGATCAGGTCGAGCGAATCAAGGCGGGCATCCGGGCCAAGGTCGAGCATCCGTTCCGGGTCATCAAGCGGCAGTTCGGCTACACCAAGGTCCGCTATCGAGGGCTGAGGAAGAACACCGCGCAACTCATGACCTTGTTCGCACTGTCCAACTTGTGGATGGCGCGCGGCAAACTGCTGGCTGCCGGGGCATGA
- a CDS encoding ATP-binding protein codes for MMQPNLLALYGLKFNPFAQDIPVKAVFLNPKLDGASSTAWHAKRLCHGCSMGSINHPQSSLSDFYRELSDILAVPIESQNRWGGFKAQRGRWLAHLQASRRRCVLLIDEAQGMSAPVLSELPCWHRRCCALCSPAMPACVRNPPATI; via the coding sequence ATGATGCAACCAAATCTGCTGGCCTTGTATGGCCTCAAGTTCAATCCCTTCGCCCAGGACATCCCCGTCAAAGCGGTCTTCCTGAACCCCAAACTCGATGGCGCATCGAGCACGGCCTGGCACGCGAAGCGGCTTTGCCATGGTTGCTCCATGGGCTCGATTAACCACCCGCAAAGCAGCCTGTCCGACTTCTACCGGGAGCTGAGCGACATCCTTGCGGTGCCGATCGAGTCGCAGAACCGCTGGGGCGGCTTCAAGGCCCAGCGCGGACGCTGGCTGGCGCATCTGCAAGCCAGCCGCCGTCGCTGCGTGCTGCTGATCGACGAAGCCCAGGGGATGAGCGCGCCGGTGCTGTCGGAGTTGCCCTGCTGGCATCGGCGCTGCTGTGCGTTGTGCTCGCCGGCGATGCCCGCCTGCGTGAGAAATCCACCCGCGACCATCTGA